Part of the Aquarana catesbeiana isolate 2022-GZ linkage group LG12, ASM4218655v1, whole genome shotgun sequence genome, GAGGATAAGAGAGGACAGAATGAGGGAGGTGGCCAGGATAAAGAAGGAGGAGAGGATAAGAGAGGACAGAATGAGGGAGGAGGCCAGGATAAAGGAGGAGGAGAGGATAAGAAAGGAGGAGAGGATAAGAGAGGAAGACAGAAAAGAGGACAGAACGAGGGAGGAGGCCAGGATAAAGGAGGAGAacagaaaaaaggaggaggaggccaatataaaggaagaggcCTTCGTGAGGGAGTGCGAGAGCATAATAGAGGAGGCCAGGATGAGGGAGAAGACCTGGATTAGACAGAAGGCCAGGATGAGGGAAGAGGCCAGGATGAGGGAAGAGGCCAGGATAAAGGAGGAGAACAGAAAAAAAGAGGAGGTCAGGATAAAGGAAAAGGCCATAGGGAGGGAGGCAAGGTCAAGAGAGCTGGGCAGGGAAAAGAAGGAGGCCAGGATAAGAGAGGAGGCCAGGAAGAGAGAGGATGACATAGAGGTAAAGTCATGgctgcaggccaggaaaagggaggACGCCAGGATAAAAGAGGAGGACAGAATGAGGGAGGAGGCCAGTTTAAAGGCAGAGGACATAGTGGGGGAGGCAAGGTCAAGGGAGAAGGCCAGGATAAGAGCAGAGGCCAGGATAAGAGCGGAGGCCAGGATAAAAGAACAAGCCAGGAGAAGGGAGTACACAAGGATAATAGAGGAGGCCAGGATGAGAAAAGAGGCCAGGAAGAGGGAAGAGGCCAGGATAAGGGAGAAGGTGGCCAGGATAATGGAGGAGGAGGCCAGGATGATGGAGGAGGAGGCCAGGATGAGGGAGGAGGAGGCCAGGCTAATGGAGGAGATAGCCAGGATGAGGGAGGAGGCCAGGATGAGGGAAGAGGCCAGGATGAGGGAGAAGGAGGCCAGAATGAGGGAGGAGGCCAGGATGAGGGAAGAGGCCAGGATGAGGGAAGAGGCCAGGAGGAGGGAAGAGGCCAGGAGGAGACAGGGGAGACAGGAGAGCAGGAGAATGCCGCGGACAGCGGAACAAAGGCTGAGGTGGCAGTTCAATAAACCCAGAGAGAAGCTAGTGGTGGAGATCCGAAGAAATGTCACATACTACAAGTGGTGAAACCAGACAGACAGGGAGAGGAATGCAGCAGAACTGGGGAAAAAATGAAGAAAGCAGAGGAGAGGAAACAAAGAGGGAAGAGGCCATGATAAGGGAGTTGGTGGTCAGGGTGAGaaagtggcagtgggggggggcaagagaagagagaggatgaggaggaatagGGTGAGGAGTGGGGAGTGGGgggaacagcagtgtctgatggggggtgaggagtggaggaaacagcagtgtctgatggggggtgaggagtggggtGGGGGGAACAGCCGTGTCTGCTGGGGGGTGAGGAGTcggaggaacagcagtgtctgattgggggtgaggagtggggggaacagcagtgtctgatggggggtggggggaacagcagtgtctgattgggggtgaggagtggggagaatagcagtgtctgatggggggaatagcagtgtctgatggggggtgaggagtggggtaggggggaacagcagtgtctgatggggggtgaggagtggggtggggggaacagcagtgtctgattgggggtgaggagtggggagaatagcagtgtctgatggggggtgaggagtggggtaggggggaacagcagtgtctgatggggggtgaggagtggggtggggggaacagcagtgtctgattgggggtgaggagtggggagaatagcagtgtctgatgggggggggggaggagtaggGGGAATAGCAGTGCctgatggggggtgaggagtggggggaACAGCAGTGCCTGATGGGgggaacagcagtgtctgatggggggtgaggagtggggggaACAGCAGTGGCGGGGCAAGAGAAGAGAGAAGATGAGCAGGAATAGGGTGAGGAGTGGGGAGTGGGgggaacagcagtgtctgatggggggtgaggagtggaggAAACAGCAGTGTCTGATGGGGGTGATCTGATAAGGGAGCGAGGAGTGGGGGGCAACAGCTGCTCCCTCACTTCTCATCCCCAGTCAGACGCTGCTGAACCCTCGGGGGCTGTGCCATCTGAGGGGGGTGAGGAGAGGGGGGCAGTAGTGTGTGATGAGAAGGTGAGGAACAGTGAGGTGCAGAGCCGGGGATGCCCCCTAGTCATTGCCCTCATCAGGCACTGCTTTACACCTCCCCATCTGATGCCACTGGGGGGGCAACAGCATCTGGGGGTGAGGAGCAGGGGGGCGGCATTGTCTTATGGGAGGGCAAGGAATAGGGGGATGGGGAGCAGGGGGTTACACCCTTTTATCAGACACAGCTGCTTCCGGGGGCAGTTCAGCCATAtctgataggtggtgaggagggtgAGATGCGTATACACTCAGGGCTGGTGTAATGATTGTTAAACAATGATGTCATTACACTGAATCTGCGAGAATGTCATCACTTGTGTGCAAATGGAGTCTCTACTACTGACCTGCCAGGAAGGAAAATGACTCATCAGATACACCTGTACATGCCCAAGAATAAAATGCAATAGTCCTGAGGTCCATGTGGGGCACTGGGAGCCCCAAATTGAGATTTTGTCATCTTTAGAACATGTATCAATGCTTCAGATGGGTTTTGCGTTTCTATACAAGTCTCAAAATCCACTTAAAGCAGGCCAACTACGCTTGTCAATGAATTCTAGATTATCCCAGAAGTGTCTTAAATTCATGGCAAACTGATGGCATCAACCATACCACTGGAGTCCCAGTTATAAAATAGACTTTTGTCTATTGGAAGCTCAGTTTTAATAAATGTCTCTTTTGGGGTTAAAACCAAactatgtgagggtgcctaggctcTGCTGTGTCTACAGCTTCATATCTGCAGTGCAAGTTTGGCACTGTTGCCTCTGATTCTTATTCACAGGAGATTTGGAATgacatttggtgatgtcactactgtgctgctcagtgTTGGAGGCCCTGACACAAGGAAGCAAACCCCTGCCCCTACCAACATTTCCGCACAGAGATACCTTGCAGAACTAAACATGGTAAGTGAGTAAAGGGGAAAAAACAGCTGCAATGAGACCACATGGAATATTGGTGACTAGTCTCTTGTACTCtacccacatttttttgggcaGAGCTTACAGAGTTTATTTAATCTTATAAAACATATAAGTAATCTGATTTCTTTGCCAGAGGTCTTACAAGGCCTTACAAAGTTCTGTTTATGTTACTATGGTCAGAAAGGGGAGTATAGTCACCTTaggaacagtggcagctggtgctcaaaatttttgggggggcgcaaataaactgaaaaattctgaaaaaaaaccccatcaattgcagcctcactgtgcacatcaaaacgcagccactgtgcacatcaaatgcagttcTCTAAATGGCTGACTTCAGACTGTGCATGCACAGTTCAGaataacagactttttttttcccccaaagtgtTTTACTGACAGCCATTTGTGAGTTGTGGTTGGCCAGGCTGCCAAGGGAGCCAGAAGTACTCGCTGCTTGCTTCCCCGCAGAAATCGCAGGTAGTGCGGGTAGCAGGGCCAGAATTGGTGATGACAGGCCAGGCTACTGCTGAGCAAGACGGGTactcttaggctcagttcacactgcagcgattcaggaaccctgcgaatccagtacgggttcctgcatcgcatacaactcgcaggcagtttacaATGCCCTTTGCaaactgctgggggtgtcaatacaatgttaatgacacctccagtaaagtttgcatattgcagtgcgaactgttaatttggacaggaatcggatcacatgggtgtgaacacccatgtgatccgattctggtgcggatcaaaaaatgggtcctgtgcgagtttggtccgaatgcgatttcagccatactatctgtatggctgaatttgcatcacacagacatcacatgagatttgcacagcagtgcggtgcgaatcacatgtgatgtctgacatcgcagcagtgtgaaccggccctaaatgtGCCCCCTCTTCTACTGTGGTGTTTGAGGGAGCTCAGGGAGATTCACAGCAACCAGGCATGCAGAGAAAGCAGGGATGGGAGGTGTGCAGTCTGTGAGGCTGAAAAGGAGCCATTGCAGTGACCTCTGTTATCAAGCCTaagtagaggagggggagagcatgggggaggatcagagaggcacTGTGCAGTGGTTAACATCAGAGATAGTAGCTGGCTGGAGGGGACTTCATTATCaagcacagggagaggagggggagcgtGGGGGAAGGATCAGAGGCATCTGTTTTGCGGCTGCaggcaggggcgtcgggagggggtggctagggggggctgaagccccgaattggtccccgaaaagccccgagtgtcaagaaggcaccgtttaattgttagccccgagcgccgccggccgctgacgagcggggaccgatctgatccgccgagtgcggccgagtgtggccgaatgacatacaggtcccgccttctagagctatgatggacatcccactggtccaatgctgggaccgcgggacgtgtgacgtccatcataggcgctgcacgctccagaaggcgggaattacaatccgCCGCGCCACATCACTGAGATCCCCGCTCCCCGCTCAGATAGATCAGGGCAGCGGAGGAGCGATCTGGCGAGATGTGCCAGTGACTGCACGGATTATTGTAGAGGAGGCGGGGATGATGATAACCTGAAGAGGAACTGTGCTGGGGGCGGATGGCAGAGTGAAGAGCTCCGGATCTCAGTGTGTCTGATCATGGGCACCGGAGTGtgcagcaggaggcagaagagtcttCTCAATAACGCCTTGTGCCTGCTGGCCGTGCTGGGACTGGGAGGCAGGCTCTACTTGGTATATCTACGTGCAGGACAAAGCCTGGAGCTCCAAGGTCCAGGCGATGAAATTCaagcagtctcctctcctctggctgcctgctgtgccaCATGATGCGTGGGCTGCACACCTCACACTACAGCTGAACTGAACTGCAggacacctggacacatgaagtctgtctcctggtcaggtaggtgaggtcagtgtatgtatgtcacggtatgttaggtaggtcagtgtatgtcaggtcagtgtatgttaggtaggtcagtgtatgtcaggtcagtgtatgttaggtaggtcagtgtatgtcaggtcagtgtatgttaggtaggtcagtgtatgtcagtgtatgtatgtcaggtcagtgtatgttaggtaggtcagtgtatgttaggtaggtgtatgtatgtatgtcaggtcagtgtatgttaggcaggtcagtgtatgttaggtgtatgtatgtatgtcaggtcggtgtatgttaggtaggtgtgtgtatgtatgtcaggtcagtgtatgttaggtaggtgtctgtatgtcaggtcagtgtatgttaggtaggtgtatgtatgtatgtacgtatgtatgtcaggtcagtgtatgttaggtaggtgtatgtatgtatgtatgtcaggtcagtgtatgttaggtaggtgtatgtatgtatgtatgtatgtcaggtcagtgtatgtatgtcaggtcagtgtatgttaggtaggtgtatgtatgtatgtcaggtcagtgtatgtatgtcaggtcagtgtatgttaggtaggtgtatgtatgtatgtcaggtcagtgtatgttaggtaggtgtatgtatgtcaggtcagtgtatgttaggtaggtgtatgtcaggtcagtgtatgttaggtaggtgtatgtatgtatgtatgtcaggtcagtgtatgttaggtaggtgtatgttaggtaggtgtatgtatgtatgtatgtatgtcaggtcagtgtatgttaggtaggtgtatgtatgtatgtcaggtcagtgtatgttcggtaggtcagtgtgtcaggtagctgagattagtggtcaaaattgatgggcactgctaagccccaggcagcaaccagcaagtaagcttaccccccgccacacaaccccagcgCTCAGCCAAAAAACCCCGTGCCATGACCactcacgacccccccccccccatcggtgccaacatcggactttgggctgaagcccctggtctttttgccacctagcaacgcccctggctgcaGGGCTAGTGTTTTGTCAGGGACAGGCTGGATCAGTGTTATAGGAAGTGTACTCACTGGCACGGCTCTTCTACTTGCTGTTATCCCAAAGTTAGTGCGGGAGGGAGAGCCAGTGTGCAAATCAGACCGGAAGAGTTCTCTATGTTTGCTCCGGATCTTTTCTAACACAGGCAGGGGCTGGCTCAAAGCTCTCAGAGAGAAACCCATGCCAAAATACACCTCACAGCAAGAACACCATAAAACCTCCAGCAGgtttaaaaaatgttattacaGATCCCCCCAACACAGCAGTGGCACTTACCTTGCtgactgtgttgtcctctcctctcccgcGGTGTCTCCTTCCAGAAGCGATGGAGAGATCCGCTCTtcatacttcctgttgtctctttcccattgcgcccgggacagAGACAacaaggaagtgacatcaaacctcagatgtcaatcaaaccgcccggccatagtaatagtgccgggcggaagctactcagcgcttcaGAAAGCGCCCTAAGGCGGGATAAACGCCTGctaatgaagcgccgcgtctgcaatctcgtgattgcattgacgtggcgcttcccaaaGTGCACTGTGTCCGTCGCTCGAACACAGTGCACtgtgttaaaggactttttttttttttacttaaaaaaaaaatatttttattttttattttattttatttttttggtgactacacagaaggggagggggggggggcggcgcccgggcgccccctatggacgggctgccactgcttagGAAGTATGTGTATCCATTTGCTACCTACTACCTAAGCTAGTCAACTACTGGGCTAGACAAACAAGGAAACCAACAGTACAATTACTTTTGATAACCCAAATTTTAGCACAACCATTATGTtgctgacaggtgctctttataaaAGAATTGCCATTCCATAGGACTCCTGTAATTGCAGCCTGTTAAAAGCCCTCCTTAGGCTTTCCAGATTGTCATTCCAGGACCATCACTCATTTTTTATATGTAGCCTGAAGCTACTGCAACATGAAATGCAGCTGTTCATTATAGGATGATGAAGGGTCTGCTGTTGCACTCGTTTCCCCTCATGAAACTGACCCCCGTACATCGCTTCTCATTGCTCCCCGTGTATGAACACTGCTTACTAAAATTCTGTAATGGCCAAACTACAAATTGAATTGCTGGCAATGCTGAGGGCTGGGGACTGAATAGAAGTGGACTGGAGGGCAATAAATGGAGACATGGAGTAATGGGGCCCCATAAGACATGTTTGATCTTACTTGCTTTACTGAGTATCAGTAGTGACTAATGGGTGGGGACAGATTGACATTACACTTCCACTTAAATTGAGCTTTACAGAAAGGCACATTTtaaatgattaaccacttgccgaccgcctaacgcagatatactgcggcagaatggcacgggcaggcaaaatcacgtagctggtacgtgattgccttcccgcgggcggggggtcagatcggacccccccccggtgcccgaggcggtcggctttggtctgggagcgttcagagatgagggggaggccatccattcgtggccctcccctcgcgatcgctcccagccaatgagattcttcccctgcctctgtgtagtacacagaccaggggatgtgatgtcatctctcctcggctcgccattttccgttccggcgc contains:
- the LOC141113750 gene encoding uncharacterized protein, whose product is MREEARIKKEERIREDRMREEASIKKEERIREDRMREEARIKKEERIREDRMREEARIKKEERIREDRMREEARIKKEERIREDRLREEARIKEEERIRKEERIREEDRKEDRTREEARIKEENRKKEEEASIKEEAFVRECESIIEEARMREKTWIRQKARMREEARMREEARIKKEERIREDRMREEARIKKEERIREDRMREEARIKKEERIREDRMREEARIKKEERIREDRMREEARIKKEERIREDRMREEARIKKEERIREDRMREVARIKKEERIREDRMREEARIKEEERIRKEERIREEDRKEDRTREEARIKEENRKKEEEANIKEEAFVRECESIIEEARMREKTWIRQKARMREEARMREEARIKEENRKKEEVRIKEKAIGREARSRELGREKKEARIREEARKREDDIEVKSWLQARKREDARIKEEDRMREEASLKAEDIVGEARSREKARIRAEARIRAEARIKEQARRREYTRIIEEARMRKEARKREEARIREKVARIMEEEARMMEEEARMREEEARLMEEIARMREEARMREEARMREKEARMREEARMREEARMREEARRREEARRRQGRQESRRMPRTAEQRLRWQFNKPREKLVVEIRRNVTYYKW